A stretch of Crossiella cryophila DNA encodes these proteins:
- a CDS encoding LLM class flavin-dependent oxidoreductase, which produces MKIGVQLPSFGVDPSATAAEHARHAEGLGLESVWTGDHLIPALPYLDSTLVQATVAASTSTIKLGFGVLIPALRGAAWAAKQIATLQHLSGDRLIVGIGTGGEPHGDAAWRAVGVPFAERGKRTDAVLAVLPDLIAGREAAIDGETVRMSPGATVPPLLIGGSGPAAWRRIAQLGAGWYPAFVPPSVVAAGIQRLRDLGIEAPVTVGVSVGLGPVEPSVVADRVRGLLDYGVGEAEARQAIVVGSPAQAAEQLAAFAETGAERVVAMPFPADRFQQRELLAEAMRKLTG; this is translated from the coding sequence GTGAAGATCGGCGTGCAACTGCCCTCCTTCGGCGTGGACCCCTCGGCCACCGCGGCCGAGCACGCCCGGCACGCCGAGGGCCTCGGCCTGGAATCGGTGTGGACCGGCGACCACCTCATCCCCGCCCTGCCCTACCTGGACAGCACCCTGGTCCAGGCCACCGTCGCGGCCAGTACCAGCACGATCAAGCTCGGCTTCGGTGTGCTGATCCCGGCCCTGCGTGGCGCGGCCTGGGCCGCCAAGCAGATCGCCACCCTGCAACACCTCTCCGGCGACCGGCTGATCGTCGGCATCGGCACCGGCGGTGAACCGCACGGCGACGCGGCCTGGCGCGCGGTCGGCGTGCCCTTCGCCGAGCGCGGCAAGCGCACCGACGCGGTACTGGCGGTGCTGCCCGACCTGATCGCCGGGCGGGAGGCGGCCATCGACGGCGAGACCGTGCGGATGTCCCCTGGCGCCACCGTGCCGCCGCTGCTGATCGGCGGCAGCGGCCCGGCGGCCTGGCGACGCATCGCCCAGCTCGGCGCCGGCTGGTACCCGGCGTTCGTGCCGCCCTCGGTGGTGGCCGCCGGGATCCAGCGGCTCCGCGACCTCGGGATCGAGGCCCCGGTGACGGTCGGGGTCAGCGTCGGTCTCGGCCCGGTCGAGCCGTCGGTGGTGGCCGACCGGGTGCGCGGGCTGCTGGACTACGGGGTCGGCGAGGCCGAGGCGCGCCAGGCGATCGTGGTCGGCTCACCGGCCCAGGCTGCCGAGCAGCTGGCGGCCTTCGCCGAGACCGGCGCGGAACGGGTGGTCGCGATGCCGTTCCCGGCCGACCGCTTCCAGCAGCGGGAGTTGCTGGCCGAGGCCATGCGGAAGCTGACCGGCTGA
- a CDS encoding ABC transporter permease, translating to MTTHLISDVTVLFGRSLKHVTRSLDTIITTAIMPVAMMLMFVYVFGGAINTGSASYIDYMLPGILLITVASGVAYTAFRLFNDLRSGIFERFQSLPIARSGVLWAHVLTSLIANLLSLVIVVGVALILGFRSGAGVLAWLAVAGILVLFTLALTWLAVIAGLSAKSVDGASAFSYPLIFLPFLSSAFVPTGTMPGPVRAFAEHQPVTSIVNTIRGLFTQQPAGNDIWIALAWCAGILLVAYLLATATYRRKIS from the coding sequence ATGACCACACACCTGATCAGCGATGTCACCGTCCTGTTCGGACGGTCCCTCAAACACGTCACCCGCAGCCTGGACACCATCATCACCACCGCGATCATGCCGGTGGCGATGATGCTGATGTTCGTCTACGTCTTCGGCGGCGCGATCAACACCGGCTCGGCCTCCTACATCGACTACATGCTGCCCGGCATCCTGCTCATCACCGTCGCCTCCGGCGTCGCCTACACCGCGTTCCGCCTGTTCAACGACTTGCGCAGTGGCATCTTCGAGCGTTTCCAGTCGCTGCCGATCGCCCGCTCCGGCGTGCTGTGGGCGCACGTGCTGACCTCGCTGATCGCCAACCTGCTCTCACTGGTGATCGTGGTGGGGGTGGCCCTGATCCTGGGCTTCCGCTCCGGCGCGGGCGTGCTCGCCTGGCTCGCGGTGGCCGGGATCCTGGTCCTGTTCACCCTGGCGCTGACCTGGCTCGCGGTGATCGCCGGGCTGTCCGCGAAATCGGTGGACGGCGCCAGCGCGTTCTCCTACCCGCTCATCTTCCTGCCGTTCCTCAGCTCCGCGTTCGTGCCCACCGGCACGATGCCCGGCCCGGTGCGCGCCTTCGCCGAACACCAGCCGGTGACCTCCATCGTCAACACCATCCGCGGCCTGTTCACCCAGCAGCCCGCCGGGAACGACATCTGGATCGCGCTGGCCTGGTGCGCGGGCATCCTGCTCGTCGCCTATCTCCTCGCCACGGCGACCTACCGGCGCAAGATCTCCTAG
- a CDS encoding ABC transporter ATP-binding protein encodes MTAGPAIQVRGLEKSYPKLPVLRGVDFEVAPGHIFALLGSNGAGKTTVVKILSTLLKADAGTASVAGFDVAAHPARVRESISLTGQFAAVDEILSGRENLVLIARLRHQKQPGRIAADLLTRFSLTEAADRKVATYSGGMRRRLDIAMSLIGNPPVIFLDEPTTGLDPEARLEVWDAVKSLAARGTTVLLTTQYLEEAEQLADRIAILHQGRIIVNGTLTELKALLPPAEVEYVEKQPSLEDVFFAIVGARESP; translated from the coding sequence ATGACCGCCGGACCCGCGATCCAGGTGCGCGGCCTGGAGAAGTCCTACCCGAAGCTGCCGGTGCTGCGCGGGGTGGACTTCGAGGTCGCGCCGGGCCACATCTTCGCACTCCTCGGCTCCAACGGGGCGGGCAAGACCACGGTGGTCAAGATCCTGTCCACCCTGCTCAAGGCGGACGCCGGCACGGCGAGCGTGGCCGGTTTCGACGTGGCCGCGCACCCGGCGCGGGTACGTGAGTCCATCAGCCTGACCGGACAGTTCGCCGCCGTGGACGAGATCCTCAGCGGCCGGGAGAACCTGGTGCTCATCGCCCGGCTGCGGCACCAGAAGCAGCCCGGCCGGATCGCCGCCGACCTGCTGACCCGGTTCTCGCTGACCGAGGCCGCCGACCGGAAGGTCGCCACCTACTCCGGTGGCATGCGCCGCCGCCTGGACATCGCGATGAGCCTCATCGGCAATCCGCCGGTGATCTTCCTCGACGAGCCGACCACCGGACTCGACCCCGAGGCCCGCCTGGAGGTGTGGGACGCGGTGAAGAGCCTGGCCGCGCGCGGCACCACGGTGCTGCTGACCACCCAGTACCTGGAGGAGGCCGAACAGCTCGCCGACCGGATCGCGATCCTGCACCAGGGCCGGATCATCGTCAACGGCACCCTCACCGAACTCAAAGCACTGCTGCCACCGGCCGAGGTCGAATACGTCGAGAAGCAGCCGAGCCTGGAGGACGTCTTCTTCGCCATCGTCGGCGCCAGGGAATCACCATGA
- a CDS encoding serine hydrolase domain-containing protein encodes MEDTTSGTPGPVGRRTVLKGALAAGALTGLGTATATAAENGDSDCVERGWGRVADAFHANFSNPGEVGAACSVYVGGRPVVNLWRGLADREANRPWRKDTVVQVASTTKGATAICAHILVQRGLLDLDAPVVRYWPEFGANGKEHIKVRWLLSHQAGLPIVDGPLTFAQACAWDPVIRALEAQRPLWTPGTEHVYHAVTYGFLVGELVRRITGKSLGTFFAEEVARPLGLSAWIGLPERHEPRVSKLHYAAPFSVPELIAGMVRLTGLDEDTVTRWVNALYSPGSVQMKAGSLGGALDNTSDYFTTRAWRAAEFPAANMVADAHSLARMYAATVSRVDGVRLLNPATVKRMSVVQTDRTPMHGLPPGLEIPADRSFYMSLGFMRSARIMPLTGPAAFGHPGSGGSIGFGDPEAEVGFGYVTNLWNFRPDDPRVVNLATAVRACLD; translated from the coding sequence ATGGAAGACACGACCAGCGGCACGCCCGGACCCGTCGGGCGACGGACCGTGCTGAAGGGCGCGCTGGCCGCCGGTGCGCTCACCGGTCTCGGCACCGCCACCGCGACCGCCGCCGAGAACGGTGACAGCGACTGCGTCGAGCGCGGCTGGGGCCGGGTCGCCGACGCCTTCCACGCGAACTTCAGCAACCCCGGCGAGGTCGGCGCGGCCTGCAGCGTCTACGTGGGTGGCCGCCCGGTGGTCAACCTGTGGCGCGGCCTGGCCGATCGCGAGGCGAACCGGCCGTGGCGCAAGGACACCGTCGTCCAGGTCGCCTCCACCACCAAGGGCGCCACCGCGATCTGCGCGCACATCCTGGTACAGCGCGGGTTACTGGACCTGGACGCCCCGGTGGTGCGGTACTGGCCGGAGTTCGGCGCCAACGGCAAGGAACACATCAAGGTGCGCTGGCTGCTCTCGCACCAGGCCGGGCTGCCGATCGTGGACGGACCGCTGACCTTCGCCCAGGCCTGCGCCTGGGACCCGGTGATCCGGGCCCTGGAGGCGCAGCGTCCACTGTGGACTCCGGGCACCGAGCACGTCTACCACGCCGTGACCTACGGGTTCCTGGTCGGTGAACTCGTGCGCCGGATCACCGGCAAGTCCCTTGGCACCTTCTTCGCCGAGGAGGTCGCCCGGCCGCTCGGGCTGAGCGCCTGGATCGGGCTGCCGGAGCGGCACGAGCCGCGGGTGTCCAAGCTGCACTACGCCGCCCCGTTCAGCGTGCCGGAGCTGATCGCCGGGATGGTCCGGCTGACCGGGCTCGACGAGGACACCGTCACCCGGTGGGTCAACGCCCTGTACAGCCCGGGTTCGGTCCAGATGAAGGCGGGCTCACTCGGCGGCGCCCTGGACAACACCAGCGACTACTTCACCACCAGGGCCTGGCGCGCGGCGGAGTTCCCGGCGGCGAACATGGTCGCGGACGCGCATTCGCTGGCCCGGATGTACGCCGCCACGGTCAGCCGGGTCGACGGGGTGCGGCTGCTGAACCCGGCCACCGTCAAGCGGATGTCGGTGGTGCAGACCGACCGGACGCCGATGCACGGGCTGCCGCCGGGGCTGGAAATCCCGGCCGACCGTTCCTTCTACATGTCGCTCGGGTTCATGCGCTCCGCCCGGATCATGCCGCTGACCGGGCCCGCCGCCTTCGGGCACCCGGGTTCGGGCGGTTCGATCGGTTTCGGCGACCCCGAGGCCGAGGTCGGCTTCGGCTATGTCACCAACCTGTGGAACTTCCGGCCGGACGACCCTCGGGTGGTCAACCTGGCCACGGCGGTCCGCGCCTGCCTGGACTGA
- a CDS encoding NAD(P)-dependent oxidoreductase: MTSTKTPVSVIGLGRLGAALAEAFLANGHPTTVWNRSPGKTEDLAAKGATVAGSLTKAIEASPLVLTVLAHHGAVRELLDPVVGSLSGRTLLNISSSTPEDIRKLATWAQGHGADYLDGAVMAVPQAIGSADAQVLYSGSTAAFDSYGEQLGVLGAARYVGEDPGVAELYSYALLSAGYGTLFGFLHGTAMLDSAGVRPTEFLALAVPWLNGMVAFLSEIARETETGDYSTGESSLDINLFALENIVAASRTAGVDPAFHLPTVDAVRKRIAAGNGDESASSVFEVMRTRG, encoded by the coding sequence GTGACCAGCACCAAGACCCCGGTCAGCGTCATCGGGCTCGGCCGCCTCGGCGCCGCGCTCGCCGAGGCGTTCCTGGCCAACGGGCACCCGACCACGGTGTGGAACCGCTCGCCGGGCAAGACCGAGGACCTGGCCGCCAAGGGCGCGACCGTGGCCGGTTCGCTGACCAAGGCCATCGAGGCCAGCCCGCTGGTGCTCACCGTCCTCGCCCACCACGGCGCGGTGCGCGAACTGCTCGACCCGGTGGTCGGCAGCCTCAGCGGCCGGACCCTGCTCAACATCAGCTCCAGCACCCCAGAGGACATCCGCAAGCTGGCCACCTGGGCGCAGGGGCATGGCGCGGACTACCTGGACGGCGCGGTGATGGCGGTCCCGCAGGCCATCGGCTCGGCCGACGCCCAGGTCCTCTACAGCGGATCCACGGCGGCCTTCGACAGCTACGGCGAGCAGCTCGGCGTGCTCGGCGCGGCCCGGTACGTCGGCGAGGACCCCGGGGTGGCCGAGCTGTACAGCTACGCCCTGCTCAGCGCCGGGTACGGCACCCTGTTCGGCTTCCTGCACGGCACCGCGATGCTGGACTCCGCCGGGGTGCGCCCGACCGAGTTCCTCGCGCTGGCCGTGCCGTGGCTCAACGGCATGGTGGCCTTCCTCAGCGAGATCGCCAGGGAGACCGAGACCGGGGACTACAGCACCGGCGAGTCCAGCCTGGACATCAACCTGTTCGCGCTGGAGAACATCGTCGCCGCCAGCCGCACCGCGGGCGTGGACCCCGCCTTCCACCTGCCCACCGTGGACGCGGTGCGCAAGCGGATCGCGGCCGGGAACGGGGACGAGAGCGCCTCCAGTGTGTTCGAAGTCATGCGCACCAGGGGTTGA
- a CDS encoding PadR family transcriptional regulator, producing MTEMLKGVLEGIVLAILSGRPAYGYEITAWLRDQGFADIAEGTVYALLVRIEQRGLVDVEKVPSEKGPPRKVYSLNEQGRQHLDEFWRTWSFLAERLIQLREGGN from the coding sequence ATGACGGAGATGCTCAAGGGCGTGCTGGAGGGCATCGTGCTGGCGATCCTGTCCGGCAGGCCCGCCTACGGCTACGAGATCACCGCGTGGCTGCGCGATCAGGGCTTCGCCGACATCGCCGAGGGCACTGTCTACGCGCTGCTGGTCCGGATCGAGCAACGTGGCCTCGTCGACGTGGAGAAGGTCCCGTCGGAGAAAGGCCCGCCGCGCAAGGTCTATTCGCTCAATGAGCAGGGACGGCAGCACCTCGACGAGTTCTGGAGGACCTGGAGCTTCCTCGCGGAACGACTCATCCAGCTCCGAGAAGGGGGTAACTGA
- a CDS encoding DUF4360 domain-containing protein, with protein MITMLAAAGMAFSLLASPVPAADSAPPDKVTVEVVTANGSGCPPGTSAVAVAHDKTAFTVTYSDYLAQVGVGAKPTDVRKNCQLALRIHYPQGFSYAIQKADYRGYANLQPGARGLQRANYYFQGMSATESRSHWFNGPWADSWQATDTSEGPNLIYAPCGETRNLNVNTELRVQAGSSNPSTTTSFMTMDSTDGSIRTTYHFSWKRCD; from the coding sequence ATGATTACCATGCTGGCCGCGGCTGGAATGGCTTTTTCCCTGCTTGCCTCTCCGGTGCCGGCGGCCGATTCAGCGCCGCCGGACAAGGTGACCGTCGAGGTGGTCACAGCGAACGGATCCGGCTGCCCGCCCGGCACGTCCGCTGTCGCCGTCGCACACGACAAGACCGCCTTTACCGTGACCTACAGCGACTATCTCGCCCAGGTCGGCGTGGGCGCGAAACCGACCGACGTTCGCAAGAACTGCCAGCTCGCCCTGCGGATCCACTACCCGCAGGGCTTCAGCTACGCGATCCAGAAAGCGGATTACCGGGGTTACGCGAATCTCCAGCCAGGGGCGCGCGGACTCCAGCGGGCGAACTACTACTTCCAGGGAATGTCGGCCACCGAGTCGCGGAGCCATTGGTTCAACGGTCCGTGGGCGGATAGCTGGCAGGCAACCGACACCTCCGAAGGTCCCAACCTGATCTACGCTCCCTGTGGCGAGACCAGGAACCTCAACGTCAACACCGAGCTGCGTGTGCAGGCGGGGTCCTCGAATCCATCGACGACGACCAGTTTTATGACGATGGACTCCACGGATGGCAGCATTCGCACCACCTACCACTTCTCCTGGAAGCGGTGCGACTAG
- a CDS encoding MerR family transcriptional regulator, with the protein MSELLGIGQVARRFGLRASALRYYDEIGLVPPAGQERGKRWYGAAELRRLTLVLTLQRTGMLSLEDIRRLLDSGQGESARTVLAGRAAELAERVRELRQAQEYLEHLLTCPREHPVRDCAHLAARLDGQVRELTAEVDFKSA; encoded by the coding sequence GTGAGCGAGTTGCTGGGGATCGGCCAGGTGGCACGGCGTTTCGGACTGCGTGCCTCGGCGTTGCGCTACTACGACGAGATCGGACTGGTGCCGCCCGCCGGGCAGGAGCGCGGGAAACGCTGGTACGGCGCGGCCGAGTTGCGCCGGCTGACCCTGGTGCTGACCTTGCAGCGGACCGGCATGCTGAGCCTGGAGGACATCCGGCGACTCCTCGACTCGGGTCAGGGCGAGTCGGCGCGGACCGTGCTGGCCGGGCGGGCGGCCGAGCTGGCCGAGCGGGTGCGCGAGCTGCGGCAGGCCCAGGAGTACCTGGAGCACCTGCTGACCTGCCCGCGCGAGCACCCGGTGCGGGACTGCGCGCACCTGGCGGCGCGGCTGGACGGGCAGGTGCGGGAGCTGACCGCGGAGGTTGACTTCAAGTCGGCTTGA
- a CDS encoding MFS transporter, translated as MIVTRTFLTALFLCTALALFGTTVIGVALPAIQRDLGAGVDGLQWIVNAYTVCLAGLTLTGGALGDRYGRKRLLLLGIAVFLLGSLISALADGVGLVIAGRVGQGVGAAVLLPGSLSILARSTPDPVRRAALMGWWGLFGGLAAALGPVLGGVLVDGFGWWSVFLLNLLLGLAALVAVWVAVPESADPAHTSLDPLGQLLGIAWPAALSLGLIRAGRHGLGSGVWITVGLAVLAAVLFVVVELRQPRPMVPVRLFADRAFAVANYASFALGFGPYAAFVLLALYLQQGRGLGAAESALWLLPLSVAMLVASPIAGRLTARLGGGAAMALGYGVAALGLGGCLLLDGGTPFTLAALVFGLVGFGMGLAMTPTNVTAFGAVPIERSGLASAVVNTTRQTGTVVGVALLGALYAAGAEGADVLPGLRLAMALAAAVTLLAALAAALLAVRGKTLVSAR; from the coding sequence GTGATCGTCACCAGAACCTTCCTGACCGCGTTGTTCCTGTGCACCGCGCTGGCCCTGTTCGGCACCACCGTGATCGGCGTGGCGCTGCCCGCGATCCAGCGCGACCTCGGGGCCGGGGTGGACGGTCTGCAATGGATAGTCAACGCCTACACCGTGTGCCTGGCCGGGCTCACCCTCACCGGCGGCGCGCTGGGCGACCGGTACGGGCGGAAACGGTTGCTGCTGCTGGGAATCGCGGTGTTCCTACTGGGTTCACTGATCAGCGCGCTGGCCGACGGGGTCGGCCTGGTGATCGCGGGCCGGGTCGGGCAGGGCGTCGGGGCCGCGGTGCTGCTGCCGGGGTCACTGTCCATTCTGGCCAGGAGCACCCCGGATCCGGTGCGGCGGGCCGCCTTGATGGGCTGGTGGGGGTTGTTCGGCGGGCTGGCCGCGGCGCTGGGGCCGGTGCTCGGCGGGGTGCTGGTGGACGGGTTCGGCTGGTGGAGCGTGTTCCTGCTCAACCTGCTGCTCGGGCTGGCCGCGCTGGTCGCGGTGTGGGTGGCGGTGCCGGAATCGGCTGATCCGGCGCACACCTCCCTCGACCCGCTGGGCCAGTTGCTGGGCATCGCCTGGCCTGCCGCGCTGAGCCTGGGCCTGATCCGGGCGGGCCGCCACGGCCTCGGCTCGGGGGTGTGGATAACTGTCGGGCTCGCGGTGCTGGCGGCGGTATTGTTCGTGGTGGTGGAACTGCGGCAGCCGCGGCCGATGGTGCCGGTGCGGTTGTTCGCGGATCGGGCGTTCGCGGTGGCCAACTACGCCTCGTTCGCGCTGGGTTTCGGGCCCTACGCGGCGTTCGTGTTGCTGGCGCTGTACCTGCAGCAGGGGCGCGGGCTCGGCGCGGCGGAGTCGGCGCTGTGGTTGCTGCCGCTGTCGGTGGCCATGCTGGTGGCCTCCCCGATCGCAGGCCGGTTGACCGCGCGGCTGGGTGGCGGCGCGGCGATGGCACTCGGCTACGGCGTGGCGGCACTGGGCCTGGGTGGCTGCCTGCTGCTGGACGGCGGGACGCCGTTCACGTTGGCGGCACTGGTGTTCGGGTTGGTGGGCTTCGGCATGGGGCTGGCCATGACGCCGACCAACGTCACCGCCTTCGGCGCGGTGCCGATCGAACGCTCCGGGCTGGCCTCGGCGGTGGTGAACACGACCCGGCAGACCGGCACGGTGGTCGGAGTGGCGTTGCTGGGCGCGCTCTACGCGGCAGGCGCGGAGGGCGCGGACGTGCTGCCGGGACTGCGGCTGGCCATGGCCCTGGCCGCCGCGGTGACCCTGCTCGCCGCACTCGCCGCGGCACTGCTGGCCGTCCGCGGCAAGACCCTGGTCTCGGCTCGCTGA
- a CDS encoding zinc-binding dehydrogenase, with the protein MRAVWLREFGGPEVLQPGEAPDPEPGQGQVLIEVAYANITFVETQFRAGGDSPFRVELPVIPGNGVGGTVLATGPGVDPGLVGERVITSLTGSGGYAELAVAAAAGLYRVPAELAMDLAVALLADGRTAAMLLRATEVKPGERVLVEAAAGGVGSLLVQLAAAAGATVIAAAGGAHKTELAASLGAAEVADYTEPGWAQRIAPVDVVLDGVGGEIGRAAFGLLGQGGRMLSYGLASGEWAGIAEETAAGRGATLVSLRPSPELVRASTEQVLAEATAGRLHPVIGQRFPLAEAAAAHTAIAARGTIGKTLLEVK; encoded by the coding sequence ATGCGTGCGGTGTGGTTACGCGAGTTCGGCGGACCCGAGGTGCTCCAGCCCGGTGAGGCCCCTGATCCGGAACCCGGCCAGGGCCAGGTGCTGATCGAGGTGGCCTACGCGAACATCACCTTCGTGGAGACCCAGTTCCGGGCAGGCGGGGACAGCCCGTTCCGGGTGGAGCTGCCGGTCATCCCCGGCAACGGGGTCGGCGGCACGGTGCTGGCCACCGGTCCCGGTGTGGACCCGGGTCTGGTGGGGGAGCGGGTGATCACCAGCCTGACCGGCTCGGGCGGTTACGCCGAACTCGCGGTGGCCGCGGCCGCCGGCCTGTACCGGGTCCCGGCGGAACTGGCCATGGACCTCGCGGTCGCGTTGCTGGCCGACGGCCGGACCGCGGCGATGCTGCTGCGGGCCACCGAGGTCAAGCCGGGGGAGCGGGTCCTGGTGGAGGCGGCCGCGGGTGGGGTCGGCTCGCTGCTGGTGCAACTGGCCGCCGCGGCCGGGGCCACCGTGATCGCGGCCGCGGGCGGGGCGCACAAGACCGAACTGGCCGCCTCCCTGGGCGCGGCCGAGGTGGCCGACTACACCGAACCCGGCTGGGCACAGCGGATCGCGCCGGTGGACGTGGTCCTCGACGGGGTCGGCGGCGAGATCGGCCGGGCCGCCTTCGGCCTGCTCGGCCAGGGCGGCCGGATGCTCAGCTACGGCCTGGCCAGCGGCGAATGGGCGGGCATCGCCGAGGAGACCGCGGCCGGACGCGGCGCCACCCTGGTCTCGCTGCGGCCCTCGCCGGAACTGGTGCGCGCCAGCACCGAGCAGGTGCTCGCCGAGGCCACCGCCGGACGCCTGCACCCGGTGATCGGCCAACGGTTCCCGCTCGCCGAGGCCGCCGCCGCGCACACCGCCATCGCCGCCCGGGGCACCATCGGCAAGACCCTGCTGGAGGTCAAGTGA
- a CDS encoding DUF1048 domain-containing protein has translation MFISKIVDTVIGDKKRWWQYKARVKKLPENYRLAVEGLERYLLHFGTTDGDSLATMFEDLADLFEQAAADGKRVREIVGEDPVEFVEAFLANYTTGGWINRERARLTEAIDRAEQADGGPRP, from the coding sequence ATGTTCATCTCGAAGATCGTCGACACCGTGATCGGCGACAAGAAACGCTGGTGGCAGTACAAGGCCCGGGTCAAGAAACTGCCCGAGAACTATCGCCTGGCGGTCGAAGGCCTGGAGCGGTACCTGCTGCACTTCGGGACCACCGACGGCGACAGCCTGGCCACCATGTTCGAGGACCTGGCCGACCTGTTCGAGCAGGCCGCGGCCGACGGCAAGCGGGTCCGCGAGATCGTCGGCGAGGACCCGGTGGAGTTCGTCGAGGCATTCCTCGCCAACTACACCACGGGCGGCTGGATCAACCGGGAACGGGCCCGGCTGACCGAGGCGATCGACCGCGCCGAGCAAGCCGACGGGGGGCCGCGGCCATGA